Part of the Nicotiana sylvestris chromosome 5, ASM39365v2, whole genome shotgun sequence genome is shown below.
GTAACTTGTATATAGAATTTGCACCCAGAAAACAAGGAAGGTTCATGCTCAAACACACAATTCAAATGAGTTGAAGTCTGGTTAACAGTCTAGTTAAGCTAGGTATTCAATGTTAGCATTTAGGACAGCCAAACAATCAGAACACTAACATGAATTTCAGACATATTAGAAAACAAACTATCAAAACATATAAACAATAGAACAAAAAGCCGGGTAACCATACAAGTTCAAAGGCTTAAGACTGATTGGCTACTTAACCTTCTAACATTGTCCTAAAGGTACTCAAATTCAGAATAGGTTCAGAACATACAAGAGGCATATTTTCTTAAGAGGATTCATATTATTCAAAACAACTAATCTAGATTAACAGTGCTAACCATAGGATTAAAAGAAAAGAATGTAGACAGGCAGAATCATGCTTAGAGAGGGATTTTAGACATGCTGGATTATAAACACAGATCAGgaatacataaaaataatatgacAAAGGATAGTCATTCACCAGTTAAGCGAGCAAAACTAGAATAATACCATGAAGTTGAGAGTCCAGAATgtttggccttggctttcagccggccaagaccAGTAGTAAGTGAGAGAACAGAGAGAGTGTAGAACTAGAAACTTTAAATGTTAGTGAGAGTTTATAGAGTTCGAGTCTTGTCTAAAGGGGAGAGGGAAAGGGTTTAAATAGCATTCAATTAGgcaaacaaataagggaagaaatcaaacatacacaaataaggaaagaaattaaaccCAGGACCAATTGTATAGAGTTTAGTAAGTTAACAGAGCATAATAGTGTGTAATCAGGCGAGTAACATTTAAAATAAGGAAAACATCAATTAACAGTCAGTCTCAAGGAAAATCAAGTAAGAAATAATAAAAGCATGGTAGATTGAATGGAAATAAGGAAAGTATCAGTACCATACGAGAAAGGAAAGAGTAAAAGTctcaaaccctagttttaggtaAACCTTAAAATCAACAGAGAAACAAGGGCAAAATAATCACATATTGTGTACAATGAACATAGACAGCGgattattaaaaaagaaaattagaATCGAACCAGATTTGATTCAATCAAAGATCTGAAACCTTTATTTTAGGTAAACCACAAAATCGATAAAAAATAAAGGCAAAGAATCATATATCTTAAAAGAATGAACATAGACAGGAAGTTATTCAAAATAAACATAAAatcgaaccagatttggttcaattACAGAAGATATAAAACCCTACCCTTAGGGTTAAGTCGAATAAGTGAGAGATACAAAAAGATTCGTACTTTCAAAGATCAGAAGTGATGAACACAGACGGAATAAACAATAGGTTAAAGATTTGAACCAGCTTTGGTTTGATTTTTGCCAGATTTGCTTGTCATTCTAGGCAAGCCATTATGTAATACCAAAAACGGGTAACCAATAGGGAGGTGGGACTAATATAGTAAGGGAATCATAGATTGATTCCATTTTTGGGGTTGGAATCGGAGAGATTTGAGTGACGGCGCTAGGGTTTTGAGTGGCGAGACGAGAGTGTTCTGGGACGGTGGGGGGTgtaaagtgattagggttaggggtctcgTTAGGTATAAAGAGGTGGGGTGAATGGGAGTCGTTGATCTTGagagatcaacggctgggataaAAGGTAAATGGGGCGGGTCGTAAAAAATGGGCACCAATCGGGCTTTAGTAAGGGGTTGTTTAGTTTGGGCTCAAGCACTATTGGGCTGGTGTAAAGGTGTTGGGCATGTGTATTGGGTAGTTTTAGGTCCGAAAATAGGAGGAATTTAGGGCTAGTTTTTAAATACCcaacatttaataaataaataatttataaaaatgattaataaatataaaaaatataatttgtgcatgaaaatgatttaaaataattacttaatattataaaaatataaaaagttattttctgtataaataatattattatacctatatatgggctattattgcaacaATATGCAATTTTAGCTTGAGGATGCGAAATACATTTGTAATAAGAATATATAAAATATTTGAAGCTTAATATTgatataaaatgataagaaattaaataataattattataaattatttgTGATTCAAttgataattatttatataaaaatgcaggaataaattgattaaaaccctttaaaattacagaaaattatggaaaaatacttcgtgatgctcatgcactattttgaaggtatatatgtgtatttgaaaaatatgagggaaaaattgggtatcaacattatAGGTACGAGAATGGATCTCAACAACGAGCTCATCGGGAATGTGCCATTGGGGGAGGAAGTGGACGATGATCAAGGAGATGATGTTCTTCCCGAATTTCAAGCAAATAGGTGAGGTCGACCGCCTCATGATAATGTTCCCGTCACTCCTCCACCTCTACCAAGAGCAACAACGCACTAGGTGTTGCCGAACGAGGGTTATGCAAGTGTTATAGTCCCGCCCTGCATTAGGGCAGGCAACTTCCAAATTGCCAATGTGATGCTTACACTACTTGAGCAATGGGGATTCTTCACCGGGGCTTCgagtcaaaatgcttacaagcatCTTAAAGGGTTCtcgatacttgttgggggagcaagcaaaccaaTGTCTCCGAAGACGCGCTGCGGTTGAGgctatttcccttttctctacagggaaaggcattggattggttagagagattgcccaatcattccatccatacatgggatgagttggcggaaaaattcattgccaaattcttctctccgggGCATATGGCTACACTTTGGGATGAGATTCTTGCGTTCTAGCCAGAGCCCAATGAGCCATTGCATGAGATTTTGGAAAGATATCATACCATGGTTAAAGAGTGCccgaataatgatatgaccgaggccatgatccaagaAACCTTATGCATGGGGTTCAACACAACAAATCAATTTGTGGTAAATCAACTCGGTGGTGGGAACTTGATGAGCACACCTTATGCCAAAGCTTGTGAAATTTTGGATGAGATGGCGGATACCTCATcggcttggcaaagtagagccaatgttccCCAAGGTGAAATGTCATTCACCTACACAAGGaactacatgatcatgggcaagctatTGCCGaattgacaactacaatgaatcaattggctaaagCTCAGCTTTAACAAGTTCAAGGGCCGAAACAAGTAAATGCAATGGAAAGTGTGAATATGATGATGAACAAGAGACGACAAAAAGGTCTATAAATGCAAAGTTGTCAGGAACAATTCATGCAAGATGATAGTGGGTATGACCAAAATGATTTGTTCAATGAGCAAGAATAAGAAGTgaaatatgtcaacaattatCAAGGACAAATAAACAATGCTCAAGgacaaaatcaacaacaatggcggtcacaaggaaatcaaggaaattggaacaactaaggccaccaaggcaattggagtggtggtaacaataatcaaggcaattggaataATCAAGGTAACCAAAGCAATTGGGGAGGAAATAATCAAAGAAATTGGGGTGGCAACAGTCAAAGCAATTGGGGAGGCAAcaaccaaggagggtggaacaacaacaacaaccgagagtcgggttttcaaaggcccctgaTGTTCTAACAACTGAGCAATCCACCTTTCTATCCTTCTCAAGGTCCAAGCTCTTCTAACAATGAGATGGGACGAATCGAGAACATGTTTAAACAGATGATGGAGAATAATGTCGACTCTGATGCTTAACTAGCCTCTCACAACACTTCTATTCGCAATTTGGAAGTTCAATTGAGCCAAATCTCGCAAGCTTTGAACACTCATCCTAAGGGAGCACTACCAAGTGATGcggtggtgaacccaaagggtgggaataatacggGATATACTATGGTGACTACGAGAAGTGAAAAAGGTGGAGATGCAACCATCTCAAATCAAAGAAGAAttgtggatgatatgttgtggTTCAAGAAGATGAAATTCCAAGCAAAGTGGTTCAAGATAATGAAGAAGGTAGAACTGATATTGATGAAAATGTGGAGGAGACGCAAGGAGAAATGAACTCGCGTAGGAAACACGTAATTGACATGCCGGAACCGGTAGTGctaaaggctaaggcaccaacgCCAAGGCCTCatcctccataccctcaaaggcttTCCAAGAAAAATGGCgagaaccaattcaaaaagtttattgacatgatgaagagtttgtctCTCAATGTACCATTGGTTGAGGCTTTAGAGCAAATGCCGAGTTATGCAAAGTTTATGAAGGACTTGGTCACCAAGAAGAGGTCAATGAATTGTGAGACCATTAAGATGAAACATCAAGTGAGTCatattgtgcactcaatggctccgaAATTGGAAGATCCGAGAgctttcacaatcccttgcacTATTGGGAGCGTCGATTTTGCCAAAGCTCTGCGTGATCTAGGGGTGAGTATCAACTTTATGCCCTACTTGGTGTTCAAAATTTTAGGGATTGGACAACCAAGACCCaccatgaggttgcaaatggtggATCGTACAATGAAGAGGACATTGGGTATTATTGACGATGTGTTGGTTAGTGTTGACAAGTTCATCCTACCGGACTTTGTGATTgttgattgtgaagtggactatgaggtgcctattattttgggaagacctttcctagctacggggaaggctcttgttgatgtggaagccggtgagatcaccttccgggtgggtgatgaaaaggtggtcttgCATGTATGCAATttatgaggcaaccgaatagcaaTGAAGTTTGTTCATTCGTGGATTTGGTAACCGATATGATTATTGATGATGCTAGTGCCACGATGAATGTTGAGGATAATTTGGAAGCCGTTTTGCTCAACCTTAATGATGATGAGGAGAAATAAGGCTATGTGGAGTATGTGAATGCATTGCAAGGAATAgggtcgtacacttatgagccccgcaagctatctttggatcttgaaaattgGACGGCtcctccaacaaagccctcaatcgaggagcctcccactttggagttaaatccattgcctccacatctcaggtatgaattccttggcccttcttctactttaccggttattctaTCTTCTTATTTAAATAACATGCAGGTAGAGTCCATATCGTAGGTTCTATAAAGGAGGAAAAgagcaattggatggaccttggtGGATATCCGCAGCATAAGCTTCACCTTTTGTATggacaagattattttggaggagggttccaaactgtcacgacccaaaccgatgggacgCGACGGGCAACTGATgcccttactcaaccgagtaccaatgtaatgtATCTTTCTCATTACATAAAcatgggtaaatgggccagaAGGGTCGTATGAGGTAACAAGAATAAGGCATGATAGATCACTCGACATAAAACGGCCCAACCTAATATAGTGACTTATACATATATCGTACATGCCTATAAGGCCCAAAATAATCACTCCTACActaaacataggctgacaaggccatacaatctttcatagacatgacatatgtctacaagcttctaagagtacataaacgtcaTAAGGCCGGGACAGGGCCCtgacataccaatcaatacatgtctaaatcatactaatcaaataagcaactccggagcaaatggagcacactaagatctttcgctgagctgatagcctacttgaaggactctcaacctgtctatcaggacctgcggacatgaaatgcagcatccccaggcaaaagggacgtcagtacaaataatataccgaatatgtaaggaataaaaatcagtaaacaatatacatgagagaaacatggagtaaaagactcaataTGTATATCTGAATATCTTTGtgaattatttaatattataatgtcatgcacgtgcatataaatgtcatactatgcatgggtatatgcattcataacatcattaagcctctgagggcatcccattatatcatctcggccactgtgggcaaatcatcaacgtataccagctaatcaggtggtggtgcgtatataatgccgtaacattttcccatatcccatatacatatatatatatatatatacatatatacatgtatataatatcatctggtcatggatcaatgtaaatgaatgcaatacatgagaagtacatcaataaaagcttgcagagtgtcataagaccattatgcctctaattaatatcatgaaataaactttttcaacttatatattttctgagacccatgaatagatgatagaataatatgacacatagggaattaagaacataagcatctctagtatttctatgaatagagtcatttatggaaattatacatttgctcatttcgtttgtgtcatatagatcatgccaaagaaagaagggatagccttaacatacctgagctgatTTTCTTGACAATTCCTCTGACACACATGAATTGTGACAAAACACGTAACGACAGATCAAagtaggaaaaatccgtatgatattcttgagaaagattgtaccgtgctcCGTTAGAATCGCAATTCTCACATTACTGAGTAGCCTTGTATGGATTTTATAGCAAATCACGTTGCTATCACCTATGTGAGTCTGCTAAAACATTTGTTTCTTACATTAGAGATATATGTATCTCCCTTAAATAATTTAGAGGGATCCTTTTAATCTTAGGGGGTGTGGGGCCCAATTATATGGTGATTAAGCCACAAAATCCTCTAAATAAGACATCACCTCCTTAAGCATATGTCTAGATGTCAAGTTGCtgcaaactttccaaaattccatatGGATTGTCACCCCTCCCCCTATAATTATCCAACAAATAtcacttaaaaatttatttacaaaTCCAATAATTCACTAAtgacccacataattaagaattatctcaaattacttaagaTGCTcgtcacttttaacacactttatacacttTGCTATCATGGTCATGAGGTTCCTTGTATGGCAGTAGTCCATGAATAccaagtattttagctcgggccgtattctatcccaaaatgtcaaacttcgatgaaatttattttcttcgattttcttaccctctcaccttcacgaatttactcatcacttgtttgaaatagcataatatttataatccaaaataatctcattcctgaacttacgtcaattaacttacgacaaaactttaacgtacaaaaatgcgaaATATAGCATCTCATTTCTGatctttcatcaatttacttatggcgtactttcacatacgaaaatatggggtgtaacacaaACCCtccattgaacatcaaaggaggctaAATGAAACAATGCAAGAGGTGATCAAGAAGGAGataatcaagtggttggatgtcggggttgtttaCCCTATTtccgatagttcatggacttctcctgtgcaatgtgtcccaaagaaagggggtGTAACACAAACCCTccgttgaacatcaaaggaggctaAATGAAACAATACAAGAGGTAATCAAGAAGGAGataatcaagtggttggatgtcggggttgtttaGCCCATTtccgatagttcatggacttctccagtgcaatgtgtcccaaagaaagggggcatgatTATGGTTACCAATGACAAGAACGAGTTAATTCCTACAAGGACGGTTACTGGATGGAGGGTGTGTATGGACTATTGCAAGCTCAAAAAAGTTACaagaaaagatcattttccattTTCCTTGAtaaatgcttgataggttggccgaaagtgctttctattgttttctcaGTGGGTATTCTggctacaatcaaattctcattgctccagaagatctagaaaagaccactttcacttgtccctctatggtacttttgcattctcggggatgtcatttgggttgtgtGATGCACCAGTGACTtttcaacgatgtatgatggctattttcactgatatgatattcttgaggtcttcatggatgatttttctatggttgggaattcttttgatgattgcttGAACAATTTGGGTAGGGTCTTGGCAAGATGTGAGGAAACTAACTTGGTTTTGAATTGGaagaaatgtcacttcatggtcgagGACTCgaccacaaaatttcaaagcatggtattgaggtcgaCAAGGCAAAAAtagaggtgatttctaaactccCACCCCTACATCCGTGAAGGGAGTGAGGAGATTTTTGGGTCATGCAGGGTTCTATCGCcgattcatcaaggatttttccgaCGTGGTAAACCCTTTGTGTAAACTTTTggagaaggatgccaagttccaTTTCAACGAAGACTGTATCAAGGCATTTGAATTGCTCAAGTTcaagttgattactactcctattatcaccgcaccagattggagcttaccttttgagatcatgtgtgacgctagtgatgTGGCGGTTGGAGCTGTTTTTGGATatcaacaaaatcttccatccggtctactatgctagcAAGACCATAAATGATGCCCAAGTCAATTACACAGTAACCGAAAAGGAGCTACTTGCTATTGTCTTTGCTATGGAGAAGTTTCACCCGTATTTAATGGGTACAAAGGTAATTGTTCACACCGACCATGTGGTGCTTTGGTATCTGATGAGCAAGAAATATTCTAAGGCAAGGTTGAtgcggtgggtgattctattgcaagagtttgatctagagacTCAAGACCgcaagggtagtgaaaatcaagtggcggaccacttgtctcgattggaggaggaggggaggccacatgaTGGCCTTGAGATTAATGATTCCTTCCCCGACGAGCAATTGCTAGCCATTTCAATGACCAGAATGCCATGGTTTGCCAACTTAGTAAACTATCTTGTGAGTGGCATTGTACCGAATGAGTTCTCTGCAaactaaaggaagaagctcaaatgagATTGCCTTGACTATTATTGGGATAAGCCATACCTCTTCCGGATTTATACCAATGGTGTGATTCGAAGATGTGTACCGGAGGAGGAACAAATGGGAATTCTTGAGTACTCTTAAccgtatggtggtcaccatggtggagcaagAAAGGCGGTGGAAGTGTTGAGTTGTGGACTCTATTGGCCTACTCTCTACAAGGATGCTAGTGAGCTTGTCAAGtgttgtgatgaatgccaaagagccggtggtatatcaaagaagaataaaTTCATCTCACCACCATTTTGGAGATAGATATTTTCGATGTGTGGGGTATTAATTTCATGGATCcgtttgttagctcttgtgggaacacctacATTCTAGTCGTGATGGATTATGTATCTAAATGGGTCGAGGTCATTGCTTTTCCCAACAACGAAGCAAGgagtgtggtggcattcttgaaaCTCGAGGTTTGGTACCCCAAAggccattattagtgatgggggttcacatttttgcaacaaggattttgataccttactcacaaagtatggtgtcactcataaagtaTCGACCCCCCTACCATCCTAGTATTTTACCAAAGACAGTGAATGCCAACCGGACggattggtcaagaaaacttgatgatgctctttgggcttataaaACGGCTTATAAAACACCGATCGggatgtctccataccggttaGTGTTCAGGAGGCATGTCATCTTCCGGTGTAACTTGATCATaaagccatgtgggctttaaagaagttaaaccttgagtgggatgtcgCCGCAAACCTGAGAGTGGCACAATTGAGTGAGCTAGATGAATTTTGATATCATGCCTACACAAGCTCGTCCCtttacaaggagaagatgaagtacctccatgacaagtacatccacaacaaggagtttaaagagggtgatcttgtgctattgttcaattcccggttacggaTGTTTCCAGGCAAGttgaagtcaaaatggagtggcccatTTGAAGTGGTGAATATAACCCCCtttggtgctctagatttgaaaaataagaacgATAAGGTATTTAGAGTCAATAGGCACCGGGTTAAACATTATCTtggcaaggttgatgatggccacattgtggtggttcttcatttcaaatgatcgGTAATCTACCGCAatgttaaatcaggtgcttcttgaGAGGCAACCCGTGTGTCTTTTTCTCCTTCATTAGATAGGTTTTGTTTTGTGCTAACTAGTTTTGAAGCGTATGCAGGAATGGATGTGCATTGCAGGGATTGTGCAAGAAAAATTGGCTAAGTGTCACAAAAGTGTGGACCACACTATAATTATTCGAACTGCACAATTTTGTGTGCAGTCGCACAACTGGAAGACCAAAAGTGCATGCTTTCTGAAGTTTGGCCTATCAAATTTCCTTAACAATTTGCGGCTGCACAcaaaattgtgtggtccgcaaaaaTTCTACGGCCGCACTCACTTTTTTGCGGACCGCAGAGCTTCTTCAAAAGTTCAGGtaaaaagtgcggaccgcactcaaAATTATTGGCCGCACTCAACTTTATTTTTTTGACCAACTGGGTCAACCTATAAATAGGACCTCAATGCACTATTCATACTTTACACACTCTAAGCTCTGGAACCCTAACCAGACACAGTGCATATCCCATTAGTTCTCGATCTTCCCTCATTTCATCAGTGTAGATTCTTACATGCATCCTTCATAACTGGGATGCTCATTACATCTTTAgatttttcaatttattttagtTTAGTTTTTGTTCTTTTGTGTTAGGGttatttttaggcctaaaatATTTATTGATTACTCATGTGTGCTTAAAATCATGTGGGTATTATCATATATGTTCATTGGGGCCTGGCTAGATGATTAATCGTGTTTAATTGCAAATACCATGTCTCAATTGTGTGAAAATTTCAAACCACAACAAGTGATGCGTAATTTCAAATTATGCGGCCACATTcacttttgtgcagtccgcagttCTCTAACTTTAGGCATAAGTGTGCATGAATTGTGGGGACCACACTCAAAATTATGTGGTCTGCActgaaattgtgcggtccgcactatgGAATGATCAGAGAACCCAGTAGTTTGAACCTggggttgtgcggccgcactca
Proteins encoded:
- the LOC138869331 gene encoding uncharacterized protein; this translates as MPEPVVLKAKAPTPRPHPPYPQRLSKKNGENQFKKFIDMMKSLSLNVPLVEALEQMPSYAKFMKDLVTKKRSMNCETIKMKHQVSHIVHSMAPKLEDPRAFTIPCTIGSVDFAKALRDLGVSINFMPYLVFKILGIGQPRPTMRLQMVDRTMKRTLGIIDDVLVSVDKFILPDFVIVDCEVDYEVPIILGRPFLATGKALVDVEAGRVHIVGSIKEEKSNWMDLGGYPQHKLHLLLAESAFYCFLSGYSGYNQILIAPEDLEKTTFTCPSMIGAYLLRSCVTLVMWRLELFLDINKIFHPVYYASKTINDAQVNYTVTEKELLAIVFAMEKFHPYLMGTKVIVHTDHVVLWYLMSKKYSKARLMRWVILLQEFDLETQDRKGSENQVADHLSRLEEEGRPHDGLEINDSFPDEQLLAISMTRMPWFANLVNYLVSGIVPNEFSAN